The proteins below are encoded in one region of Paenibacillus sp. YYML68:
- a CDS encoding DUF2194 domain-containing protein — MILTIAAVILLTLLLQAVRSDLLFKLNKGSGHEVSSELPEATNALSDEEKSKLKTDSFVIVYDKANNYSVNIKQNAEQLLKSMKKNYRVVEQEQPFLSEGEAPSLVIIATPSLGKVKELDRVNSYATNGGTVFIATVPDPDEGLQRVYRKLGILELGTFMEASGVKFHTNVLIKQQGKAFTEDTLHNSFLRVKLDSRVKVHMTVDGTLPLMWEHKLGQGKYAIYNGTMLQEKVSRGVFAGAISMLLPDFMYPIMNAKIMYIDDFPAPFYGSAPIIQKEYGLDNDRFFKRVWWPDMIRIAEQYDMKYTGALIVTYHDQVKQPFDWAADGNQELLGMYGGDLLRMGGEIGLHGYNHQSLTLSAKTSQAFGYKVWTDPYDMVASIVAARDYVHSVFPGYELRSYVPPSNVLGREGRIALSEALPELSNVAALFNEDATHMSYVQEFKVTKDGEVELPRITSGYVMREYDNYLAVNVLTLKGYFSHFVHPDDVLSEERGQGMTWKQLYEGFEDLLEGLKQDFGWIRKMTSSEAAVEVKRHLVSEPIIERTDNGLNGYINGFTGEIHFILRTEHQSMHTEGCEISRIDSGVYLVKAQRERFSIEWKDTP, encoded by the coding sequence GTGATTCTAACGATAGCCGCCGTCATTCTTCTCACGCTTCTGCTGCAAGCGGTCCGATCGGATCTGCTGTTCAAGCTGAACAAAGGAAGCGGGCATGAAGTAAGCAGTGAGCTGCCGGAGGCAACAAATGCACTATCCGACGAGGAAAAAAGCAAGCTTAAGACAGATTCGTTCGTTATTGTGTACGACAAGGCTAACAACTATAGCGTGAACATCAAGCAGAATGCCGAACAGCTGTTAAAAAGCATGAAGAAGAACTACCGCGTCGTCGAGCAGGAGCAGCCGTTCTTGTCGGAAGGTGAAGCGCCGTCACTCGTCATTATCGCTACACCGAGTCTGGGCAAGGTGAAGGAGCTGGATCGGGTCAACAGCTATGCGACGAATGGGGGAACGGTGTTCATTGCTACTGTCCCAGACCCGGATGAAGGTCTTCAGCGTGTATACCGCAAGCTGGGAATTCTGGAGCTCGGCACCTTCATGGAGGCATCGGGGGTCAAGTTCCATACGAACGTGCTGATCAAGCAGCAAGGCAAGGCGTTCACCGAAGATACCCTACATAATTCGTTCCTGCGGGTGAAGCTCGATTCCCGGGTGAAGGTGCATATGACGGTTGACGGAACGCTGCCGCTGATGTGGGAGCATAAGCTTGGTCAAGGCAAGTACGCCATCTATAACGGCACGATGCTGCAGGAGAAGGTAAGTCGGGGGGTCTTCGCAGGGGCGATCAGTATGCTGCTTCCGGACTTCATGTACCCGATCATGAATGCTAAGATTATGTACATCGATGACTTCCCGGCTCCGTTCTATGGATCGGCTCCAATCATTCAGAAGGAATACGGTCTCGATAATGACCGCTTCTTCAAGCGGGTATGGTGGCCGGATATGATTCGGATTGCGGAGCAGTACGATATGAAGTATACCGGCGCACTTATCGTCACGTATCACGATCAGGTCAAGCAGCCGTTCGATTGGGCGGCCGATGGCAATCAGGAGCTGCTCGGGATGTATGGCGGTGACCTGCTGCGTATGGGTGGGGAAATCGGCCTGCATGGCTACAATCACCAATCGCTCACCTTGTCAGCTAAGACGTCGCAGGCATTCGGCTACAAGGTGTGGACGGACCCGTACGATATGGTCGCCTCGATTGTGGCCGCGCGCGACTATGTGCATTCCGTATTCCCAGGCTATGAGCTTCGCTCGTACGTACCGCCGTCCAACGTGCTGGGCCGTGAGGGACGCATCGCCTTAAGCGAGGCGCTGCCGGAGCTGAGTAATGTCGCGGCTCTGTTCAATGAGGATGCGACACACATGTCTTATGTGCAGGAGTTTAAGGTAACGAAGGATGGAGAGGTCGAGCTTCCGCGGATTACATCGGGCTACGTCATGCGCGAGTACGACAATTACTTGGCTGTCAATGTGCTGACGCTCAAAGGGTACTTCTCCCACTTCGTTCACCCCGATGACGTCTTGAGCGAGGAGCGCGGACAAGGAATGACGTGGAAGCAGCTGTATGAAGGCTTCGAGGACTTGCTGGAAGGACTGAAGCAGGACTTCGGCTGGATCCGCAAGATGACGTCATCGGAAGCAGCTGTCGAGGTCAAGAGGCACCTAGTGAGCGAGCCGATTATCGAGCGCACAGACAACGGGCTGAACGGCTACATTAATGGGTTTACCGGCGAGATCCACTTCATACTGCGGACTGAGCATCAGTCGATGCATACGGAAGGCTGCGAAATCAGTCGTATAGATTCAGGTGTGTATTTGGTAAAAGCACAACGTGAACGATTCTCAATTGAATGGAAGGATACTCCATGA
- the pelF gene encoding GT4 family glycosyltransferase PelF, with protein sequence MKICIVAEGSYPYITGGVSSWIHALITSMPQHEFILLTVGAEEKMKGKYKYTLPPNVSAVHESFLDVFLREEDKWGKTFSLSADEYSAFKSLISGGADTNWDALFKLLLDKRWETSTEFLMSKDYFDLLSELGREKYSQLPFREMFWTVRSMLLPLMQLLRQTIPEADLYHAVSTGYAGVLASFGKQLYGRPMLLTEHGIYSREREEEIIKADWVKGYFKDIWIQFFYGLASCAYLYSDKVITLFGRNLEMLIELGCPSEKASIIPNGVRTNDYMQLPQPEEGHFREKVIIGAIVRVVPIKDIKTMLLGFVHVKREVPNAELIVMGPTEEDKQYYRECLELVDLLGIEDVTFTGSVNIKEYLGRMDLMLLTSISEGQPLAILEGLAAGKPFVSTDVGGCRELLYGRNDSYGQAGYVVPVMNDEELAKAIIRLCRNEQERIRMGLNGRNRVLNDYTHEQFISKYEELYDELGMSIGTKGEREWRA encoded by the coding sequence ATGAAAATATGTATTGTAGCGGAAGGCTCCTATCCCTATATTACCGGAGGCGTATCCAGCTGGATTCATGCCCTGATTACTTCAATGCCCCAGCATGAGTTCATCCTCTTGACGGTAGGCGCAGAGGAGAAGATGAAGGGCAAGTACAAGTATACGCTTCCTCCTAACGTATCGGCTGTCCACGAATCGTTCCTCGATGTGTTCCTGCGCGAGGAGGATAAGTGGGGGAAGACGTTCTCTCTAAGCGCTGACGAATACAGCGCCTTCAAGTCGCTCATCTCCGGAGGAGCGGATACGAATTGGGACGCTCTGTTCAAGCTGCTGCTCGACAAGCGGTGGGAGACGTCGACAGAGTTCCTCATGAGTAAGGACTACTTCGATCTGCTCAGTGAACTGGGTCGGGAGAAGTATAGTCAGCTTCCGTTCCGCGAGATGTTCTGGACGGTGCGCTCCATGCTGCTGCCGCTCATGCAGCTACTGCGTCAGACGATCCCGGAGGCCGACCTGTATCACGCTGTATCGACGGGATATGCAGGTGTGCTCGCTAGCTTCGGCAAGCAGCTGTACGGTAGGCCGATGCTGCTAACCGAGCATGGCATCTATTCCCGAGAGCGGGAGGAAGAGATCATTAAGGCCGACTGGGTGAAGGGCTACTTCAAGGACATCTGGATTCAATTCTTCTATGGACTAGCCAGCTGCGCCTACTTGTATTCGGATAAGGTCATTACGCTGTTCGGACGTAATCTCGAGATGCTCATTGAGCTCGGCTGTCCGTCCGAGAAGGCATCCATTATTCCGAACGGGGTGCGCACGAACGATTACATGCAGCTTCCCCAGCCGGAGGAGGGTCACTTCCGTGAGAAGGTGATCATCGGGGCGATCGTACGCGTCGTGCCGATCAAGGACATCAAGACGATGCTGCTCGGCTTCGTGCATGTGAAGCGGGAGGTACCGAATGCCGAGCTGATCGTTATGGGGCCGACGGAAGAAGACAAGCAATATTACCGCGAGTGTCTGGAGCTCGTCGATCTATTAGGCATTGAAGATGTGACGTTCACGGGCAGCGTTAACATTAAGGAATATTTAGGTCGGATGGACCTGATGCTGCTGACCAGCATCAGTGAGGGGCAGCCTCTGGCTATATTGGAGGGACTGGCGGCGGGCAAGCCGTTCGTGTCTACCGACGTCGGCGGCTGCCGGGAGCTATTGTATGGTCGAAATGATAGCTACGGTCAAGCGGGCTATGTGGTGCCTGTGATGAACGATGAGGAGCTGGCCAAGGCGATCATCCGTCTATGCCGCAATGAGCAGGAGCGGATTCGGATGGGGCTGAACGGCCGTAATCGTGTGTTGAACGATTACACGCACGAACAGTTCATCTCGAAGTACGAGGAGCTGTACGATGAGCTCGGTATGAGCATAGGGACGAAGGGGGAGCGCGAATGGCGGGCATAG
- the pelG gene encoding exopolysaccharide Pel transporter PelG has product MAGIGFQLKTLFDKEGIFGRSQAISYAALVTVGPMICCMLAVTLIQLMMIGGDTPFRVKELFQAGTSYAFAFSIMVSSPLSMFLTRCISDQLYSSRFQLLLPTYYGGMLISLIISAAIGIGFVLFASLQPLEELILFILFMEIVMIWIQVVFISAMKEYKKIALAFALGMLLATIGVYLTVYLVQEAATFALLLGWMAAGFFVTAAMLWVEIDKFFQMEEKVPIFAFLANWKRYASLILIGLFTGICMFEHQLAEWYFHGIWIEDSFKLLPEYDSAVYFAVLSVMPTLIWFVVSVETAFYPKFRDYYDAILGIGNILEIDRSRREMEKVLVGELAKLMGLQLAFSIFAVACGIKLLPLIGFTARQILTYNILVMSFYMYIMVTIAILLLLYFDDRIGALCLSFMFFVMNVGASWFLKDMPQFQGLSLFVASLPTLLVLLWRLMYRLRRLHYVTFSAQPLLSKNENKFG; this is encoded by the coding sequence ATGGCGGGCATAGGCTTTCAACTCAAAACGCTGTTCGATAAGGAAGGCATATTCGGACGTTCGCAGGCGATCTCGTATGCTGCGCTTGTTACGGTAGGCCCGATGATCTGCTGTATGCTCGCCGTGACGCTCATTCAGCTTATGATGATCGGCGGAGATACACCGTTCCGCGTGAAGGAGCTGTTCCAGGCCGGCACGTCTTATGCATTCGCCTTCTCGATTATGGTATCCTCGCCCTTGTCGATGTTCCTGACGCGCTGCATCTCGGACCAGCTGTACTCAAGTCGATTCCAGCTGCTGCTGCCTACTTACTATGGCGGCATGCTCATCAGCCTGATTATTTCAGCAGCGATCGGCATCGGGTTCGTGCTGTTCGCAAGCCTCCAGCCGCTGGAGGAGCTGATTCTGTTCATCCTATTCATGGAGATCGTCATGATCTGGATTCAAGTTGTGTTCATCTCGGCGATGAAGGAGTACAAGAAGATCGCGCTGGCGTTCGCGCTTGGTATGCTGCTCGCAACAATAGGCGTCTACTTGACGGTGTATCTTGTGCAAGAGGCAGCTACCTTTGCGTTGCTGCTCGGATGGATGGCTGCTGGCTTCTTCGTAACTGCAGCGATGCTGTGGGTGGAGATCGATAAGTTTTTTCAGATGGAGGAGAAGGTGCCGATCTTTGCCTTCCTTGCGAACTGGAAGAGATATGCGTCACTGATCTTGATCGGGCTGTTCACCGGCATCTGCATGTTCGAGCATCAGCTGGCGGAATGGTACTTCCACGGCATCTGGATCGAGGACTCCTTCAAGCTGCTGCCGGAATACGATTCAGCTGTATACTTCGCAGTCTTGTCGGTGATGCCGACGCTGATCTGGTTCGTCGTATCGGTGGAGACCGCGTTCTATCCGAAGTTCAGAGATTATTATGATGCAATTCTCGGTATTGGTAACATTCTGGAGATTGATCGCTCGCGGAGAGAAATGGAGAAGGTGCTCGTCGGCGAGCTGGCGAAGCTAATGGGTCTCCAATTGGCGTTCTCGATCTTCGCGGTCGCCTGCGGCATTAAGCTGCTGCCGCTGATCGGCTTCACAGCCAGACAAATATTGACCTACAACATTCTCGTGATGTCGTTCTATATGTACATTATGGTGACGATAGCGATTCTGCTTCTGCTGTACTTCGATGATCGGATCGGAGCGTTGTGCTTATCCTTCATGTTCTTCGTGATGAATGTAGGAGCCTCGTGGTTCCTTAAGGATATGCCGCAATTCCAGGGATTGTCGCTGTTCGTTGCCTCGCTGCCAACGTTACTGGTGCTGCTGTGGCGGCTCATGTACAGACTGCGAAGGCTGCATTACGTCACCTTCAGCGCCCAGCCGCTGCTGTCTAAGAATGAGAATAAATTTGGATAG
- a CDS encoding CotH kinase family protein — protein MKQPGSYARRGVALLLATAMLGLTACEARDEIVRKLENQQPVTAEDAKAAYSPRLVEHRQVYSNDQPGSLIHMYLTVTKDNLTASPPVTWSQLNEIKLAKDNTPDREMNVIIQEGSEKGPESGYFGSGANKANASIRLRGKTTLGASQKSYKIELGGSAGEWRDQRTINLVKHAYDFSRLRNKLSFDLIKTIPDITSLRTQFVQLHVRDLTSGAGDQGFVDYGLYTQVEQPNKSFLRTHGLDPYAHLYKPVFFEFYRYPEQLKKVDDPAYDKASFETIMETKGDKDHTKLLRMLDDVNDMTQDIDKVFEKHFDKDNFYTWMAVNILMDNVDTNSQNYYLYSPLNSEKWYFLPWDYDGAWGIYETPGSPDEYRMPWRQGLSTYWNNVLHNRLFKNPQNVELLTAKMKEISAYINEENTRKQIEIYKPITNLFVHRPPDIGYMNRPIEYYQMELERLPKLPALSEQRYMTSLQTPMPFYMGVPVRVDGQLEFVWDPSYDLQGDDLTYRIQIARDPGMEKLIAEQTELKSTRVKLPDPGPGEYYWKVVVEDIQGNEMTSFDRYVDEDRDRFQGVRQFYLE, from the coding sequence TTGAAACAACCAGGATCATATGCAAGACGAGGAGTAGCCTTGCTGCTCGCAACGGCGATGCTTGGACTGACGGCCTGCGAGGCTCGCGATGAGATCGTTCGCAAGCTGGAGAACCAGCAGCCGGTGACGGCGGAGGATGCGAAGGCTGCCTATTCCCCAAGACTTGTCGAGCACCGTCAGGTGTACAGTAATGATCAGCCCGGCTCGCTCATTCATATGTACTTGACCGTTACGAAGGATAACTTGACGGCCTCGCCGCCTGTCACATGGTCCCAGCTGAACGAGATCAAGCTGGCGAAGGACAACACGCCTGACCGAGAGATGAATGTGATCATACAGGAAGGAAGCGAGAAAGGACCGGAGAGCGGCTACTTCGGCTCGGGCGCGAACAAGGCGAATGCGAGCATCCGATTGCGCGGCAAGACGACGCTGGGGGCATCGCAGAAGTCCTATAAGATTGAGCTGGGCGGCAGCGCGGGGGAGTGGCGCGACCAGCGTACGATCAATCTCGTCAAGCATGCGTATGACTTCAGTCGGCTGCGCAACAAGCTGAGCTTCGATCTGATCAAGACGATACCGGATATTACGAGTCTTCGTACCCAATTCGTGCAGCTTCACGTGCGTGACCTGACGAGCGGAGCTGGTGATCAAGGCTTCGTCGATTACGGCTTGTATACGCAGGTGGAGCAGCCGAACAAGTCCTTTTTGCGGACGCATGGGCTCGATCCATATGCTCACTTGTATAAGCCGGTATTCTTCGAGTTCTATCGATACCCAGAGCAGCTGAAGAAGGTGGATGATCCTGCCTACGACAAGGCGTCGTTCGAGACGATTATGGAGACGAAGGGCGATAAGGACCATACGAAGCTGCTGCGAATGCTCGATGATGTCAATGATATGACGCAGGACATCGACAAGGTGTTCGAGAAGCACTTCGACAAGGATAACTTCTACACGTGGATGGCCGTTAACATCTTGATGGATAACGTTGACACGAACTCGCAGAACTATTATTTATACTCACCGCTGAATTCTGAGAAGTGGTACTTCCTTCCATGGGATTACGACGGCGCATGGGGAATCTACGAAACACCGGGGTCGCCGGATGAATACCGGATGCCTTGGCGACAGGGATTGTCGACGTATTGGAACAACGTGCTGCATAATCGCTTGTTCAAAAATCCGCAAAACGTCGAGCTGCTGACTGCGAAAATGAAAGAAATCAGCGCATATATCAACGAAGAGAACACACGTAAGCAGATCGAGATATACAAGCCGATCACGAACCTGTTCGTGCATCGACCGCCGGATATCGGCTATATGAATCGTCCGATCGAATATTACCAGATGGAGCTGGAGCGTCTGCCTAAGCTTCCGGCCTTGAGCGAGCAGCGATACATGACCAGTCTGCAGACGCCGATGCCATTCTACATGGGGGTGCCGGTACGGGTGGACGGACAGCTGGAATTCGTCTGGGACCCGTCCTATGATCTGCAAGGTGACGACTTAACGTATCGCATTCAGATCGCGAGGGATCCGGGTATGGAGAAGCTTATCGCGGAGCAGACGGAGCTGAAGTCGACTCGAGTGAAGTTACCTGACCCGGGACCAGGCGAGTACTACTGGAAGGTCGTGGTGGAGGATATACAAGGCAACGAGATGACGTCCTTCGACCGTTATGTAGACGAGGATCGCGACCGCTTCCAAGGCGTCCGACAATTTTATCTGGAATAA
- a CDS encoding polyphosphate polymerase domain-containing protein: protein MKYDGKKLRHELKFYINPRELVSLRQRVQQLLPLDRYSVSPEGYHIRSLYMDDYGEGALYDKINGVFSRRKYRIRIYNKSDKIIKLERKSKFNEYVAKESATLTREQVDRLLEGDVSWASSAPRGLLQDFYLDVKHGAMKPSVIVDYVREAYIDELSDTRITFDKQLASGFHHVDLFDAELPTWPAVDDNRYILEVKYNAFLPHSIRALVQMETHQRSTISKYVLCKERQKVYYKA from the coding sequence TTGAAGTACGACGGCAAGAAGCTGCGACATGAGCTGAAATTCTATATTAATCCACGCGAGCTCGTCTCGCTTCGTCAACGTGTGCAGCAGCTGCTGCCGCTCGATCGTTACTCGGTATCTCCTGAAGGGTATCATATTCGCAGCCTGTATATGGACGATTACGGAGAAGGCGCGCTATATGATAAGATCAACGGCGTGTTCAGTCGTCGCAAGTACCGAATTCGCATCTATAACAAGAGCGATAAGATCATTAAGCTGGAGCGCAAGAGCAAATTCAACGAGTATGTGGCGAAGGAGTCCGCGACCTTAACGCGCGAGCAGGTGGACCGTCTGCTGGAGGGAGATGTCAGCTGGGCGAGCAGTGCGCCGCGCGGGCTGCTGCAGGACTTCTACCTCGATGTGAAGCATGGTGCAATGAAGCCTTCCGTCATCGTCGATTACGTGCGGGAGGCATACATCGACGAGCTGTCCGACACGCGCATTACGTTCGACAAGCAGCTTGCCTCGGGCTTCCATCATGTGGATCTGTTCGATGCGGAGCTGCCGACCTGGCCGGCGGTGGACGATAACCGGTACATTCTGGAGGTCAAGTACAACGCGTTCCTGCCGCACAGCATTCGGGCGCTCGTCCAGATGGAGACTCACCAGCGGTCGACGATCTCGAAGTATGTGCTATGCAAGGAGCGGCAGAAGGTGTATTACAAGGCGTGA
- a CDS encoding DUF4956 domain-containing protein, producing the protein MGDLLNFDDIIKKNVLNLESFGSISYLDMVFGLGLSLVIGLFIYYIYRLCYRGVVYSHNYNMTFVLMTVITSLIIMTISTNIVLSLGMVGALSIVRFRTAVKDPMDIIYLFWAVAAGIATGAKMYPLALCGSLVIGATIFFLTLRREVKAPYLVVLRYEDRAEEEVKRQLRRMKAVLKSKTFRKGMIELTAEIKVKDDNVSMVADMSRIDGMIDSAVVSHSGDYAQ; encoded by the coding sequence ATGGGTGACCTTTTGAATTTTGACGATATTATTAAGAAGAATGTACTGAATCTGGAGAGCTTCGGCAGCATCTCGTATCTGGACATGGTGTTCGGTCTAGGGCTGTCGCTTGTAATCGGACTATTCATCTATTACATCTATAGACTGTGCTATCGTGGAGTTGTGTACAGCCACAACTACAACATGACCTTCGTCCTCATGACGGTCATTACCTCGCTCATTATTATGACGATCAGCACGAACATCGTACTCTCGCTCGGAATGGTCGGTGCGCTCAGTATCGTCCGCTTCCGGACAGCGGTGAAGGACCCGATGGACATTATCTACTTGTTCTGGGCGGTGGCGGCTGGAATTGCGACAGGGGCCAAAATGTACCCGCTCGCACTCTGCGGCTCGCTCGTCATCGGTGCGACGATCTTCTTCCTGACGCTGCGCCGCGAGGTGAAGGCACCTTATCTGGTCGTACTACGCTATGAGGACCGCGCCGAGGAGGAGGTCAAGCGGCAGCTGCGCAGAATGAAGGCGGTACTGAAGTCGAAGACGTTCCGCAAAGGAATGATCGAGCTGACCGCTGAAATCAAGGTCAAGGACGATAATGTGTCGATGGTCGCGGATATGTCGCGCATCGACGGTATGATCGACTCGGCGGTCGTCAGCCACTCGGGCGACTATGCGCAGTAA
- the argS gene encoding arginine--tRNA ligase, with protein MNYKLWLAEQTAAKLEGVSAEALAEWVEYPPNPEMGDLSLPCFKLSKQLRKAPQAIAEELKGAWADEPTVERVEAVAGYLNIYLNKSAYARSVVQAVLTAGDRYGSQNLGGGRKVPMDFSSPNIAKTFHIGHLRSTVIGNALYRIFNFLGYESVAVNHLGDWGTQFGKLIVAYKLWGDQEAVERDGIDELQRIYVKFHDEADQKPELEDEARAWFVKLEQGDEEAHKLWRWFVEISLKEFHKMYDLLGVKFDSYAGESFYNDKMGAVLDELKDKQLLVEDDGALLVRLDEFNMPPALMVKKDGGTLYHTRDTAAAIYRKKEYDFDRSLYITDAGQSLHFQQLFKVVELMGYDWAKQMNHVPFGKVSLEGAKLSTRKGNVVHLEELLTKAIEKTREIIEEKNPSLANKDEVARQVGVGAIVFNDLSNNRIKDIVFSWEDALNFEGETGPYVQYTNARANSVLRKSGEQVDVASVKLELLTATAETALIRELYVFKERIVQAMEKLEPSIISRYLVDLAQSFNRFYHECPILKADGELKAARLALTYATTITLKNGLSLIGLEAPQEM; from the coding sequence ATGAATTATAAATTATGGCTGGCCGAGCAGACGGCCGCGAAGCTAGAGGGCGTAAGCGCGGAGGCGCTCGCGGAGTGGGTCGAATATCCGCCGAATCCGGAGATGGGCGATCTGTCGCTGCCATGCTTCAAGCTGAGCAAGCAGCTGCGCAAGGCGCCTCAGGCGATTGCGGAGGAGCTGAAGGGCGCTTGGGCGGACGAGCCGACGGTGGAGCGGGTCGAGGCTGTTGCGGGGTACTTGAACATTTACTTGAATAAATCAGCGTATGCTCGTTCGGTCGTGCAAGCGGTGCTGACGGCAGGAGATCGTTACGGCTCTCAGAACCTCGGAGGCGGGCGCAAGGTGCCGATGGACTTCTCCTCGCCGAACATTGCGAAGACGTTCCATATCGGACATCTGCGCTCGACGGTGATCGGCAATGCGCTGTACCGGATCTTCAACTTCCTCGGCTATGAGAGCGTGGCGGTCAACCATCTCGGTGACTGGGGCACTCAATTCGGCAAGCTGATCGTCGCTTACAAGCTGTGGGGCGATCAGGAGGCGGTCGAGCGCGATGGAATTGACGAGCTGCAGCGCATCTACGTGAAATTCCACGACGAAGCAGACCAGAAGCCGGAGCTCGAGGACGAGGCACGCGCTTGGTTCGTGAAGCTGGAGCAGGGCGATGAAGAGGCGCACAAGCTGTGGCGCTGGTTCGTCGAGATCAGTCTGAAGGAATTCCACAAGATGTACGACCTGCTCGGCGTCAAGTTCGATTCGTATGCGGGCGAGAGCTTCTATAATGATAAGATGGGCGCGGTGCTGGACGAGCTGAAGGACAAGCAGCTGCTCGTCGAGGACGATGGGGCGCTGCTCGTTCGTCTGGACGAGTTCAACATGCCGCCTGCGCTCATGGTGAAGAAGGACGGCGGCACGCTGTACCATACACGCGACACGGCGGCGGCGATCTACCGGAAGAAGGAATACGACTTCGACCGTTCACTCTATATTACAGATGCAGGGCAGAGCCTTCACTTCCAGCAGCTGTTCAAGGTCGTCGAGCTGATGGGCTACGACTGGGCGAAGCAGATGAACCACGTGCCGTTCGGTAAAGTAAGCCTCGAGGGAGCGAAGCTGTCGACGCGTAAGGGTAACGTCGTTCATCTCGAGGAGCTGCTGACGAAGGCGATCGAGAAGACACGTGAAATTATTGAGGAGAAAAATCCGAGCCTCGCGAACAAGGACGAGGTAGCGCGTCAGGTCGGCGTAGGCGCCATCGTCTTCAACGATCTGAGCAACAACCGGATCAAGGATATCGTGTTCTCGTGGGAGGACGCGCTTAACTTCGAGGGTGAGACCGGTCCGTACGTGCAATATACGAATGCGCGGGCGAACAGCGTGCTGCGCAAGTCCGGCGAGCAGGTGGACGTCGCTAGCGTGAAGCTGGAGCTGCTCACAGCTACGGCGGAGACGGCGCTCATTCGTGAGCTGTACGTCTTCAAGGAGCGCATCGTGCAGGCGATGGAGAAGCTGGAGCCGTCGATCATCAGTCGCTACCTCGTTGACCTCGCGCAGTCGTTCAACCGATTCTACCACGAGTGTCCGATTCTGAAGGCGGACGGAGAGCTGAAGGCAGCGCGTCTAGCGCTGACGTACGCGACGACGATTACGCTCAAGAATGGCCTCAGTCTGATCGGCTTGGAAGCGCCTCAGGAAATGTAA
- a CDS encoding YqzE family protein — MGKSDELVKYMTERFVKYIDTPKDVRRQVRLDRKVLREPWEYRWFGMIPFSIRMWADKWRREKEK, encoded by the coding sequence ATGGGGAAGAGCGATGAGCTGGTGAAATATATGACCGAGCGGTTCGTCAAATATATCGATACGCCGAAGGACGTTCGGCGGCAGGTGCGCCTGGACAGGAAGGTGCTGCGTGAGCCGTGGGAGTACCGCTGGTTCGGCATGATCCCGTTCTCGATCCGCATGTGGGCAGACAAGTGGCGGCGAGAGAAGGAGAAGTGA